The following are encoded together in the Periplaneta americana isolate PAMFEO1 chromosome 5, P.americana_PAMFEO1_priV1, whole genome shotgun sequence genome:
- the LOC138699681 gene encoding integrin alpha-PS4-like — translation MCVLQLLLVSWLALASGFNLDWRHAPVFQDPEGQDGSYFGFSVALRRQGFKQWLVVGAPRANSTYHNHDAIHQPGAVYQCPLDSRGDGSNCQRLLVDPGGNGKQQILPGSPVRQNRNDSWLGASVVAQGDGERLLVCAPRWRNTFHDNFYLMNGACYCTSDTSDPDLAMDMLLPLVQKNRQSLRVGPEEAYFYYAYGEAGFSAHMPQGAAELLLGAPGVYDWRGTVVRYHVGTLTEGKPRRRRRSSVDTFEPEVPNAQRGKQIPLNSYLGYSLSSGRFLSENSGHLYAAGAPRDSTYKGRVYVFDFPQDPEREDLDLLVSLDGTQMGEYFGAAITAVDMNGDGLDDLAVGAPLFSLTSADDTRPAGDEGRVYIFINKDFKVFTEVTEGSKLMGSRKHNARFGTALVNVGDLNLDGFEDLAVGAPYEDDGVVYIYHGHETGVNPRPAQELRAQQVDPRLRGLGMSLSRGFDVDGNHYNDLAAGAFDSGHAVLFRAHPVVSLRARLDTSRSSISLNSTGFTVTACLGFAGQHAPAVVESNVIMQVDTLQGRAQFRWAGGLTNNLTYMATLRKDLEDCRDLEVTLHSGDKDPTKPLDVVMHFRPARDPATAPAFCTTCPVVSPGDPDHVTKRVAFETGCARAVCRPDLVVTANFEGIGNTLVLGREPTLRLRVQVSNQGERAFLPRAALSLPRETPLARLPPSCQESKERSSEHTRMLLCDLGSPLERAATLEVALNAKDVALNTSRLRFYVNVTSAGDEENPRDNTATLTLGVAVQADMTISGTPSQDPLVYVAPNKTLKRDLVLNHTFDAVNLGPSRVGAARLLFEFPHQFLGPHGNDVFMEVLQPEARLQPSGALIPCHPLPPYAFWSPAAPPKDVDLDVEPTLPPIEDYDENEIEGSVSKRSLPEVEFPPSGSGLRDAPANRTLYLNCSNPQVDCVQVECSVEDYFVPDRTHAVVSFQLKPFFEVLEPTLAQEMKDIVLYASRGQVIMEQPPSSAQPENHKPDGVTVLSMFLGKAPEVSVASWIIAVAVICGILILFLIAMALHKMGFFHRAKKEELAALKAEDDMDGE, via the exons GCTTGTCGTGGGGGCACCACGCGCCAATTCGACATACCACAACCACGACGCCATTCACCAACCGGGCGCCGTGTACCAGTGCCCGCTCGACTCCCGCGGCGACGGAAGCAACTGCCAGCGCCTTCTGGTAGACCCGGGTGGCAACGGCAAGCAGCAGATTCTGCCCGGCTCGCCCGTACGTCAGAACCGCAACGACTCATGGCTGGGTGCCAGCGTCGTGGCGCAGGGAGACGGCGAACGCTTGCTAGTGTGCGCGCCGCGTTGGCGCAATACGTTCCACGACAACTTCTACCTGATGAACGGCGCGTGCTACTGCACGTCCGACACGTCGGATCCCGACTTGGCCATGGACATGCTGCTGCCCCTCGTGCAGAAGAACCGGCAGTCTCTGCGCGTGGGGCCCGAAGAGGCCTACTTCTACTACGCGTACGGAGAGGCGGGCTTCTCAGCGCACATGCCGCAGGGTGCCGCCGAGCTCCTGCTGGGTGCGCCCGGCGTCTACGACTGGAGAGGCACCGTGGTGCGCTACCATGTCGGGACGCTGACCGAGGGCAAGCCACGACGACGGCGCCGCAGCTCTGTAGACACCTTCGAGCCAGAGGTACCCAACGCGCAACGCGGGAAGCAGATACCACTCAACAGCTACCTCGGCTATTCGCTCAGCTCTGGTCGCTTCTTGAGCGAGAACTCGGGCCACCTATACGCTGCGGGCGCACCGCGCGACAGCACCTACAAGGGGCGCGTTTACGTGTTCGACTTCCCGCAGGACCCGGAGCGCGAGGACCTCGATTTGCTGGTTTCGCTGGATGGCACACAGATGGGCGAGTACTTCGGCGCCGCCATCACCGCCGTGGACATGAACGGCGACGGCCTTGACGACTTGGCGGTGGGTGCGCCGCTCTTCTCGCTGACGTCCGCTGACGATACGCGACCCGCGGGCGACGAGGGTCGCGTCTACATCTTCATCAACAAAGACTTT AAAGTTTTTACTGAGGTGACTGAGGGAAGCAAGCTGATGGGCAGCCGGAAGCATAATGCGCGCTTCGGAACGGCGTTGGTCAACGTGGGAGACCTTAACTTGGACGGCTTCGAAG ATCTGGCCGTTGGTGCCCCCTATGAAGACGACGGTGTGGTGTACATCTACCACGGACACGAAACGGGCGTCAATCCGCGTCCCGCGCAGGAGTTGCGCGCACAGCAAGTGGATCCGCGCCTTCGAGGTCtgggcatgagcctgtcgcgcgGCTTCGATGTGGACGGCAACCACTACAATG ACTTGGCAGCTGGCGCCTTTGATTCGGGGCATGCCGTGCTGTTCCGCGCACACCCCGTCGTGTCTCTACGTGCCCGCTTGGACACCAGCAGGAGCAGCATCAGCCTCAACTCCACCGGATTCACCGTCACGGCCTGTTTGGGCTTCGCGGGCCAGCATGCTCCTGCCGTAGTAGAGTCCAACGTCATCATGCAGGTGGACACTCTCCAAGGACGTGCTCAGTTCCGTTGGGCCGGAGGGCTCACGAACAACCTGACGTACATGGCGACTCTGCGCAAAGACTTGGAGGACTGTCGCGATCTCGAAGTGACGCTGCACTCGGGCGACAAGGATCCCACGAAGCCTCTGGACGTCGTGATGCATTTCCGTCCGGCCCGGGATCCGGCCACCGCCCCCGCTTTCTGCACCACTTGCCCGGTGGTGTCGCCCGGTGATCCCGATCACGTAACCAAACGCGTGGCGTTCGAGACGGGCTGCGCACGCGCAGTGTGCAGACCAGACCTCGTCGTGACAGCGAACTTTGAGGGGATCGGGAACACTCTGGTGCTGGGACGGGAACCCACACTGCGCCTGCGCGTCCAAGTCTCGAACCAGGGCGAGCGCGCGTTCCTGCCACGTGCCGCTCTGTCGCTGCCGAGAGAGACGCCCCTGGCGCGCCTGCCGCCGTCGTGCCAGGAATCGAAGGAGCGGTCCTCGGAGCATACTCGCATGCTGCTATGCGACCTGGGCAGCCCGCTGGAGCGCGCCGCCACGCTGGAAGTGGCTCTGAACGCCAAGGACGTGGCCCTCAACACGTCCAGGCTGCGTTTCTACGTGAATGTCACGAGCGCGGGCGACGAAGAGAACCCGCGCGACAACACGGCGACCCTGACCCTAGGCGTGGCCGTGCAGGCCGACATGACGATCTCCGGGACGCCGAGTCAGGATCCGCTCGTTTACGTAGCCCCCAACAAGACGCTGAAGCGAGACCTGGTGCTCAATCACACTTTCGATGCGGTGAACCTGGGCCCCAGCCGCGTGGGCGCCGCCCGCCTGCTTTTCGAGTTTCCGCACCAGTTTCTGGGACCCCATGGCAACGACGTGTTCATGGAGGTGCTGCAACCCGAAGCGCGCCTGCAGCCTTCGGGCGCTCTCATACCCTGCCACCCATTACCGCCCTACGCTTTCTGGAGCCCTGCCGCTCCGCCCAAGGACGTTGATCTAGATGTGGAACCGACGCTACCCCCCATCGAGGACTACGACGAAAACGAGATCGAAGGGTCGGTGTCCAAGCGGTCGTTGCCAGAAGTGGAATTCCCTCCATCCGGCTCGGGGTTGCGTGACGCCCCCGCCAACCGCACGCTCTACCTCAACTGCAGCAACCCCCAGGTGGACTGCGTGCAGGTGGAATGCAGCGTCGAAGATTACTTCGTGCCGGACCGCACTCACGCCGTCGTCAGCTTCCAGCTGAAGCCCTTCTTCGAGGTACTGGAGCCGACGCTGGCACAGGAGATGAAGGACATCGTGCTGTACGCGTCGCGCGGTCAGGTCATCATGGAGCAGCCGCCGTCCTCGGCGCAACCGGAGAATCACAA GCCGGACGGCGTCACCGTGCTGAGCATGTTCCTGGGCAAGGCGCCCGAAGTCAGCGTCGCCAGTTGGATCATCGCTGTCGCTGTCATCTGCGGCATTCTCATCCTCTTCCTCATCGCCATGGCGCTGCACAAG ATGGGCTTCTTCCACCGCGCCAAGAAAGAGGAGCTGGCAGCCCTGAAG GCAGAGGATGACATGGACGGCGAGTGA